One stretch of Acholeplasma laidlawii PG-8A DNA includes these proteins:
- the mutS gene encoding DNA mismatch repair protein MutS, which produces MSDISKYTPMMQQYLKIKEDYADAIVFFRLGDFYEMFFDDAITASKVLEITLTKKEAGQTVPMCGVPHHAAKVYIQKLITKGFKIAIVEQTSEPGKGLVEREVVQLITPGMIIDDDILPKNEYNFIGSVSLSEYGYILSYADISTGDTFILNGLTKQALTDEVSNLKLKEIVLTNTSDIYLLNFFKQESILVSIYTNQEVQNTRIVRNLKEKHLKEAGSLLINYLEKESKLDLSHLMPFESVIVDQYMRLDHQVLNHLELTESLTGNINSTLIQWIDKTSTAMGSRLLRYELTHPLKDKELLEKRYDYIEAFTQFEPRNKLESILEQVYDLNRLVGRVSSNQTHARDLVQLKTTLSLIPEFKEVLDSFDNPLIDEMNDKVDVFETLFQLLDASIENEPPLTVKEGGIIKDGYDETLDEFRSIAKNGDLWLEKFENEEKERTGIKNLKVGYNRVFGYFIEVSKGNIPLIQEEFGYIRKQTLANAERYITEDLKNAENKILSSKDRADKLEYEIFNQIKETAKTYTHELQLLSQIIASVDKYISLSKVAEMYKYVRPKLNHNRIVDIENGRHPVVEQHVEFIKNHIHMKPSEIFILTGPNMSGKSTYMRMFAVITVMAQTGMFVPATSANLPIYDAIFTRIGSSDDISGGKSTFMVEMVEANDALTYATENSLILFDEIGRGTATYDGLALAQAMIEYVHTQIKAQMMFSTHYHELTKLSEKHDLITNLHVKAIEQKDHMVFLHQVELGSSDKSYGIQVAALAHLPDPVIKRAKYLLKKLEKDGKGIDHNLFMFEEKVELGQIIPHDIQDLLNHINDLDINQMTPLDALIKLKYLQSLSKEKK; this is translated from the coding sequence ATGTCAGATATTTCTAAATACACACCTATGATGCAACAATACTTAAAAATTAAAGAAGACTACGCAGATGCGATAGTCTTTTTTAGACTTGGTGATTTCTATGAAATGTTTTTTGATGACGCGATTACTGCATCCAAGGTTCTAGAAATAACGCTTACTAAAAAGGAAGCAGGTCAAACTGTTCCAATGTGTGGTGTACCGCATCATGCAGCGAAAGTATACATTCAAAAACTAATTACTAAAGGCTTTAAAATCGCAATTGTTGAACAAACATCAGAACCCGGTAAGGGTTTAGTTGAACGTGAAGTTGTTCAACTCATTACTCCTGGTATGATTATTGATGATGATATTCTACCCAAAAATGAATATAACTTTATCGGTTCAGTATCTTTATCAGAATATGGATATATATTAAGTTATGCAGATATTTCAACGGGTGATACATTTATCTTAAATGGTCTAACCAAACAAGCTTTAACTGATGAAGTATCTAATTTAAAACTCAAAGAAATCGTTTTAACAAACACTTCGGACATTTATTTATTAAACTTTTTTAAACAAGAAAGTATTTTAGTATCCATTTATACGAATCAAGAAGTTCAAAATACTAGAATTGTAAGAAATTTAAAAGAAAAGCATCTCAAAGAAGCTGGTTCTTTATTAATTAATTACTTAGAAAAAGAATCTAAACTTGATTTATCTCACTTAATGCCTTTTGAAAGTGTCATTGTTGATCAATATATGAGACTTGATCACCAGGTCTTAAATCACTTAGAGTTAACAGAATCCTTAACAGGAAATATCAATTCTACCTTGATTCAGTGGATTGATAAAACTTCCACTGCAATGGGTTCTAGATTACTAAGATATGAATTAACACATCCTTTAAAGGATAAAGAATTACTAGAAAAAAGATATGATTATATTGAAGCTTTTACACAATTTGAACCAAGAAATAAACTTGAATCTATACTAGAACAAGTTTATGACTTAAATAGATTAGTAGGACGTGTTTCAAGTAACCAAACACACGCTAGAGATTTAGTTCAACTTAAAACAACACTTAGTCTTATTCCAGAGTTTAAAGAAGTTTTAGATTCATTTGATAATCCACTTATTGATGAAATGAATGATAAGGTAGATGTTTTTGAAACTTTATTTCAATTACTTGATGCATCGATTGAAAATGAACCACCCCTAACTGTTAAAGAAGGTGGCATCATCAAAGATGGATATGATGAAACTTTAGATGAATTTAGAAGTATTGCTAAAAACGGTGACTTATGGTTAGAAAAGTTTGAAAATGAGGAAAAAGAACGTACCGGAATTAAGAACTTAAAGGTAGGTTATAACCGTGTATTTGGATATTTTATTGAAGTATCTAAAGGAAATATTCCACTCATTCAAGAGGAATTTGGTTATATTAGAAAACAAACACTAGCTAATGCAGAACGTTATATTACAGAAGATTTAAAGAATGCAGAAAATAAGATTTTATCCTCTAAAGATAGAGCAGATAAACTAGAGTATGAAATATTTAATCAAATTAAAGAAACTGCTAAAACGTATACACATGAACTTCAATTATTAAGTCAAATTATTGCATCAGTTGATAAATATATCAGTTTATCAAAAGTAGCAGAAATGTATAAATATGTTAGACCAAAACTCAATCATAACCGCATTGTAGATATAGAAAATGGACGTCACCCAGTTGTGGAACAACATGTTGAGTTCATTAAAAACCATATTCACATGAAACCAAGTGAAATATTTATTTTAACTGGACCAAACATGAGTGGTAAATCGACTTATATGCGTATGTTTGCAGTCATTACTGTTATGGCTCAAACTGGTATGTTTGTACCCGCTACATCTGCAAATTTACCAATATATGATGCAATATTTACACGTATTGGTTCAAGTGATGATATCTCAGGTGGTAAGTCTACATTTATGGTTGAGATGGTTGAGGCAAATGATGCACTCACTTATGCAACAGAAAACTCTCTTATTTTATTTGATGAAATAGGACGAGGTACTGCAACCTATGATGGACTTGCACTTGCTCAGGCGATGATTGAGTATGTACATACCCAAATCAAAGCTCAAATGATGTTTTCAACACACTATCATGAACTGACTAAATTATCAGAAAAACATGATCTTATAACTAACTTACACGTTAAAGCTATCGAACAAAAAGACCATATGGTATTCCTACACCAAGTTGAACTTGGTTCATCAGATAAATCCTATGGTATTCAAGTAGCAGCCCTAGCACATCTACCGGATCCGGTGATTAAACGTGCTAAATACTTACTTAAAAAATTAGAAAAAGATGGAAAAGGCATTGATCATAATCTATTTATGTTTGAAGAAAAAGTAGAACTTGGACAAATCATTCCGCATGATATTCAGGATTTATTAAATCACATCAATGACTTGGATATTAATCAAATGACACCGCTTGATGCTTTGATTAAATTAAAATATCTACAAAGTTTAAGTAAAGAAAAAAAATAA
- a CDS encoding shikimate kinase, whose product MNIYLIGMPGSGKTTLGKRLAVELNKTFIDLDQYIEQKYLLYIDEIFGMYGEEKFREIETESLKDFIGKDYVISTGGGIVMKKANKALMDGLKIYINTPIETIEKRLKSSYDRPLLKSMTLEELYDIRFLKYQGFADKIVSNSDDITKAVSDLVKIVTDWKNK is encoded by the coding sequence ATGAATATATATTTAATTGGTATGCCGGGAAGTGGTAAAACCACGTTAGGTAAAAGGTTAGCAGTAGAACTTAATAAGACATTTATCGATCTTGATCAGTATATTGAACAAAAATATTTACTTTACATTGATGAAATATTTGGAATGTATGGCGAAGAAAAATTCAGAGAAATTGAAACTGAAAGCCTAAAAGATTTCATCGGTAAAGATTACGTCATTTCAACCGGTGGTGGTATAGTCATGAAGAAGGCAAACAAAGCTTTGATGGATGGACTAAAAATTTATATTAATACACCGATTGAAACAATAGAAAAAAGATTAAAATCTAGTTATGATAGACCTTTATTAAAATCTATGACCTTAGAAGAACTTTATGATATTAGATTTTTAAAATATCAAGGGTTTGCTGATAAAATAGTATCAAACAGTGATGATATAACTAAAGCTGTATCAGACTTAGTTAAGATTGTTACGGATTGGAAAAATAAATGA
- the rny gene encoding ribonuclease Y produces the protein MFNVDTPALITFILLIVVGALGGALVGYFIRVAQHEKSLRLAREEAERIIEDGKKEADRTKREMVFEAKQEILTLRKEFDEDIKDRRQIVMNLEEKATQRENALNQRSQYLDKREIGLDAKEERHNERKEQLDIQYSKVEELIKEQEEKLSSISALSREQARELIMAQVRDSISNEIAAYIRDEEDNAKSIAQNKSKEILSLAMQKYAAETTSERTVTVVEIPNEDMKGRIIGKEGRNIRSLEALTGVDLIIDDTPEAVVLSGFDPVRREVAKRALTILVQDGRIHPGRIEEVVERARTEIDMFIREAGEEAVFKTGVGKVHPDIIKLLGRMTFRTSYGQNVLKHSIEVAFLAGKLAAEIGENEMLARRAGLFHDIGKAIDHEVEGSHVSIGVELMSRYKEPKEVIDAIASHHGDSEPESIIAVLVAAADALSAARPGARSESMDSYMKRLTQLEEISNDVTGVDKAYAIQAGREVRVMVLPDKVDDLGLINIARTIKEKIEAQMTYPGTIKVTVIREKRATDVAK, from the coding sequence ATGTTTAATGTTGACACTCCTGCATTAATTACCTTCATTTTGCTAATCGTCGTAGGTGCCCTTGGTGGTGCTTTGGTGGGTTATTTTATTCGTGTAGCTCAACATGAAAAAAGTTTACGTTTGGCTAGAGAAGAAGCTGAACGTATTATTGAAGACGGAAAAAAAGAAGCTGATAGAACTAAAAGAGAGATGGTTTTTGAAGCTAAACAAGAAATTTTAACGTTACGTAAAGAATTTGATGAAGATATTAAAGATCGCCGTCAAATCGTCATGAATCTTGAAGAAAAAGCAACTCAACGTGAGAATGCTTTAAACCAAAGATCACAATATTTAGATAAACGTGAAATCGGTCTGGACGCTAAAGAAGAAAGACATAACGAACGTAAAGAACAACTTGATATCCAATATAGCAAAGTGGAAGAATTAATAAAGGAACAAGAGGAGAAACTCAGTTCTATTTCAGCGTTGTCAAGAGAGCAAGCTCGTGAATTGATAATGGCTCAAGTAAGGGATTCTATCTCAAATGAAATTGCGGCTTATATTAGAGATGAAGAGGATAATGCGAAGTCTATTGCTCAAAATAAGAGTAAAGAGATATTATCACTTGCTATGCAAAAATATGCAGCTGAAACAACATCTGAACGTACAGTTACAGTTGTTGAAATACCAAATGAAGACATGAAAGGTCGTATCATTGGTAAAGAAGGAAGAAACATTAGATCACTTGAGGCTCTCACTGGAGTGGATCTAATTATTGACGATACACCAGAAGCAGTAGTTTTATCAGGTTTTGACCCTGTAAGACGTGAAGTTGCAAAACGTGCTTTAACAATATTAGTTCAAGATGGTAGAATTCATCCAGGACGTATTGAAGAAGTTGTTGAACGTGCAAGAACAGAAATTGACATGTTCATCCGCGAAGCTGGTGAAGAAGCAGTATTTAAAACTGGTGTGGGTAAAGTACATCCAGATATTATTAAACTATTAGGGCGTATGACATTTAGAACATCCTATGGTCAAAACGTATTGAAACACTCAATTGAAGTAGCCTTCCTAGCAGGGAAATTAGCTGCTGAAATTGGTGAAAATGAAATGCTTGCACGTCGTGCTGGTTTATTCCATGACATTGGTAAAGCAATTGATCATGAAGTAGAAGGTTCACACGTATCGATTGGTGTGGAACTTATGTCAAGATATAAAGAACCTAAAGAAGTTATTGATGCAATCGCATCTCACCATGGTGATAGCGAGCCAGAATCAATTATTGCAGTTTTAGTTGCAGCAGCAGATGCATTATCTGCAGCGCGTCCAGGTGCAAGATCTGAATCTATGGACTCCTACATGAAACGTCTAACACAATTAGAAGAAATTTCTAATGATGTAACTGGTGTTGATAAAGCATATGCTATTCAAGCTGGTCGTGAAGTACGTGTTATGGTATTACCTGATAAAGTAGATGATTTAGGATTAATTAATATTGCGCGCACAATCAAAGAAAAGATTGAAGCACAAATGACATATCCTGGAACCATCAAAGTTACAGTTATTCGTGAAAAACGAGCAACGGATGTAGCTAAATAA
- the mutL gene encoding DNA mismatch repair endonuclease MutL, producing the protein MMKNIAIMDMALANTIAAGEVVERPASVIKELVENAIDAEAKNISIEVHNMGLESISVTDDGSGMTRENLHKAFLRHATSKIFKISDLNDIRSLGFRGEALPSILSVSKIEIMSRTDAGDGYFLKLENSKVVDEGVAVLNKGTKIIVKELFYNTPARFKYMKSEYAEKNAITEIVDKLALSHPTISFKLYMDNKLVKSTLGNNQMNQLIEAIYGKKITEGMKVLSTYLGKIKVDAYLVDPKFVRSKRSDINIFINQRYIKNYVISQSIIDGYQTFLMTNKYPLCLLYITLDPSLVDVNVHPQKMEAKLANERMFAYQLAPEIRKTLESGNMPIRQAITEVRKDLFKPTIIDIFDFVKQEDLPEQLFELNEAPVVESLIVETEKLPHLEYIGTLSGTYLLYQNDEGLFLMDQHAAAERIRYEYYEDKVGALKSDYYELLVAKDLHITEQDALILHTHRHLLKHIGFEFENASVVKHPTWLRENELDKAVHALVDQLQDNGKIDLKILRNQLAKDIACKGAIKANRQLSLQEIKKIENDLRQCKNPYTCPHGRPVLIKLSNQDIEKMFKRIV; encoded by the coding sequence ATGATGAAAAATATAGCCATTATGGATATGGCGCTTGCCAATACAATTGCAGCTGGTGAAGTCGTTGAACGTCCTGCATCAGTCATCAAAGAATTAGTTGAAAATGCAATTGATGCAGAAGCCAAAAACATAAGTATAGAAGTTCATAATATGGGACTTGAATCCATCAGCGTTACCGATGATGGAAGTGGTATGACTAGAGAAAACCTTCATAAAGCTTTTCTTAGACATGCTACATCAAAGATATTTAAAATATCAGATTTAAATGATATCAGATCCCTAGGTTTTAGAGGTGAGGCACTCCCTTCTATTTTATCTGTATCTAAAATTGAGATTATGTCTAGAACAGATGCTGGCGACGGATACTTTTTAAAGTTAGAAAATTCTAAGGTTGTTGATGAAGGTGTTGCAGTATTAAATAAGGGCACTAAAATTATTGTTAAAGAACTCTTTTATAATACGCCGGCACGCTTTAAGTACATGAAATCTGAATACGCAGAAAAAAATGCAATCACTGAAATAGTTGACAAACTAGCACTTTCACATCCAACGATTAGTTTTAAACTTTATATGGATAATAAATTAGTAAAATCTACATTGGGCAATAACCAAATGAATCAACTCATAGAAGCAATCTATGGTAAAAAGATAACTGAAGGTATGAAAGTATTATCTACATATCTAGGTAAAATTAAAGTAGATGCCTATTTAGTAGATCCTAAATTTGTTCGTTCTAAACGAAGTGACATCAACATCTTTATTAATCAAAGATATATTAAAAACTATGTCATTAGTCAAAGTATTATTGATGGTTATCAAACATTTTTAATGACAAACAAATATCCATTGTGCTTACTATATATTACGCTAGATCCAAGTTTAGTGGATGTGAATGTCCATCCTCAAAAGATGGAGGCTAAACTTGCTAACGAGCGTATGTTTGCATATCAACTAGCACCAGAGATAAGAAAAACCTTAGAATCTGGTAATATGCCAATTAGGCAAGCAATTACCGAAGTTAGAAAAGACTTATTTAAACCAACCATTATTGACATCTTTGATTTTGTTAAACAAGAAGATTTACCAGAACAGTTATTTGAACTTAATGAGGCACCAGTAGTTGAATCACTGATTGTAGAAACTGAAAAACTACCACATTTAGAGTATATTGGAACACTTTCAGGTACTTACTTACTGTATCAAAATGATGAAGGACTCTTCCTAATGGATCAACATGCTGCTGCAGAACGTATTCGCTATGAATATTATGAAGATAAAGTTGGTGCCTTAAAGAGTGATTACTATGAACTCTTAGTTGCTAAAGATCTACATATCACTGAACAAGATGCATTAATTTTACATACACATCGTCATTTATTAAAACATATTGGCTTTGAATTTGAGAATGCTAGTGTTGTAAAACATCCTACATGGTTACGTGAAAATGAACTTGATAAAGCAGTGCATGCTTTAGTAGATCAGCTTCAAGATAATGGCAAAATTGATCTAAAGATCTTAAGAAACCAACTAGCTAAAGATATTGCATGTAAAGGTGCAATTAAAGCAAACCGACAACTATCCCTACAAGAAATAAAAAAAATAGAAAATGATTTAAGACAGTGTAAAAATCCGTATACCTGCCCACATGGACGTCCTGTATTAATTAAACTTTCTAATCAAGATATTGAGAAAATGTTTAAGCGTATCGTATGA
- a CDS encoding TIGR00282 family metallophosphoesterase, whose protein sequence is MKILFIGDIYGDPGIDYLLENITYLRQTYQPNLIIANAENSANGRGINKKIYKKLMQAGISLLTMGNHTWKNPELKTFIEDSNIIRPINDGSNLGSGYRIINYNGQKVLVINALGKAFMNEDYEPPFMMVKEVLDKETYDYALLDFHAETTSEKIAMAYFLEGKVDMMVGTHTHIQTNDDRLLDNGTLYLTDVGMTGPLDGVIGVKKEIIIDRFIHGQSRPNEVALGRRQLNACLFTLSPTKKIEKIHLEETHKLV, encoded by the coding sequence ATGAAAATATTATTTATTGGTGATATCTATGGTGATCCTGGTATAGATTACTTATTAGAAAATATCACATACCTAAGACAAACATACCAACCTAATTTAATCATTGCAAATGCAGAAAACTCTGCAAATGGACGCGGTATTAATAAAAAGATATATAAAAAACTTATGCAAGCTGGTATATCACTTTTAACTATGGGTAACCACACATGGAAGAACCCTGAACTTAAAACATTTATTGAAGATAGCAATATCATTCGACCAATCAATGATGGATCTAATTTAGGCAGTGGTTATAGAATCATCAACTATAACGGTCAAAAAGTATTAGTGATCAACGCACTTGGAAAAGCGTTTATGAATGAAGATTATGAACCGCCATTTATGATGGTTAAAGAAGTTTTAGACAAAGAAACTTATGACTATGCACTATTAGATTTTCATGCTGAAACAACATCTGAAAAAATAGCGATGGCTTACTTTTTAGAAGGTAAAGTTGATATGATGGTGGGAACACATACGCACATTCAAACAAATGACGATAGATTACTTGATAATGGTACACTCTATCTCACAGATGTAGGCATGACAGGACCACTAGATGGTGTCATAGGTGTTAAAAAAGAAATTATCATAGACAGATTTATCCATGGTCAAAGTAGACCAAACGAAGTAGCACTAGGTAGACGTCAATTAAATGCATGTTTATTTACGCTAAGTCCTACAAAGAAAATTGAAAAAATACATTTAGAGGAAACTCATAAATTAGTTTAA
- the miaA gene encoding tRNA (adenosine(37)-N6)-dimethylallyltransferase MiaA produces the protein MKKVVCIVGPTGSGKTALSVKLAKSLGAEIINGDSVSIYKKLDIGSAKITTDEMDGVKHHLISHVALDEPYTVYNFQQDVRTLIDQIDKPFIVGGSGLYVKSALYNYEFEQQDNVEFPNINEMIEVIRKADPDIEIDLNNPRRIESAYRTIISGQKRSNKTKKNEPLYDIYLIYLDMDRKILKKRLETRLDLMIEKGFIEETKALINYDLNIIGYREIKDYLNGMNDLDTAKEKIITATMRFAKRQKTWFINQMKPKVYNALSPDLLDECLKDIKEFIGV, from the coding sequence ATGAAAAAAGTCGTTTGTATTGTGGGACCTACAGGTAGTGGGAAGACTGCATTATCTGTAAAACTTGCCAAATCATTAGGCGCTGAAATTATTAATGGTGATAGTGTAAGTATTTATAAGAAACTAGATATTGGATCAGCTAAGATAACAACTGATGAAATGGATGGTGTAAAACATCATTTAATCAGTCATGTAGCCTTAGATGAACCCTATACAGTTTATAATTTTCAACAAGATGTTCGCACGCTAATTGATCAAATAGATAAACCATTTATCGTAGGTGGTAGTGGTTTATATGTTAAGTCCGCGCTTTATAATTATGAATTTGAGCAACAAGATAACGTTGAATTTCCAAACATTAATGAAATGATTGAAGTTATTAGAAAAGCAGATCCGGATATTGAAATAGATCTAAATAATCCTAGACGTATAGAATCTGCATATAGAACAATCATCAGTGGTCAAAAGCGAAGTAACAAAACTAAAAAGAACGAACCACTCTATGACATCTATTTAATTTATTTGGATATGGATAGAAAAATCTTGAAAAAAAGATTAGAAACTAGATTAGATCTCATGATTGAAAAGGGATTTATTGAAGAGACTAAAGCTTTAATAAACTACGATTTAAATATTATAGGCTATCGTGAAATCAAAGATTATTTAAATGGTATGAATGATTTAGACACTGCTAAAGAAAAGATTATTACTGCAACAATGAGATTTGCTAAAAGACAAAAAACATGGTTTATCAATCAAATGAAGCCTAAAGTATATAATGCTTTAAGCCCTGATTTGCTAGATGAGTGTTTAAAAGACATCAAAGAATTTATCGGAGTATAA